The Halarsenatibacter silvermanii genome window below encodes:
- a CDS encoding dihydroorotase translates to MNKILLKNINAFRSEDQKLENVDVLIEEDVIAAVESKLETEADDVRIIEAEGLTALPGLIDMHVHFREPGQEHKETIATGTKASARGGFTAAAAMPNTDPVIDKKALVESVYERAENKAKTHLYQVGAVTEESQGEELAEMGRMKEAGIVAVSDDGRPVMNSQVMRLAMEYAQTFDLPVISHAEDENLSAGGMVHEGYYSTLTGLKGIPGNAETIMVARDICLAEQTGCPLHIAHVSTADSVDLISRAKKRGVRVTCEATPHHFTLDHSLLPSYNTDLKVNPPLRSKEDVEAIKQGLADGIIDVIASDHAPHASEEKDVEFDYAPFGISGAETALGLVYTGLIDKGVIDRAKAVKCLSEKPAEILGVTKAEIKTGSPADLTLVAEDKSWQVDPKNFCSKGRNTPFKGRELKGKPVLTLVEGEIAWEEEI, encoded by the coding sequence ATGAACAAAATTCTGCTTAAAAATATAAATGCTTTTCGGTCTGAAGATCAAAAACTGGAAAATGTCGATGTTTTGATTGAAGAAGATGTGATTGCAGCAGTGGAAAGTAAACTGGAGACTGAAGCTGATGATGTGAGAATTATCGAGGCTGAAGGTTTAACAGCTCTGCCGGGACTTATCGATATGCATGTGCATTTCAGAGAACCGGGGCAGGAGCATAAGGAAACAATCGCCACGGGCACAAAAGCCTCTGCCCGCGGTGGCTTTACCGCGGCTGCAGCTATGCCCAATACCGACCCTGTGATAGATAAAAAAGCGCTGGTGGAATCTGTCTATGAAAGGGCTGAGAACAAAGCGAAAACTCATCTCTATCAGGTGGGGGCGGTGACCGAAGAAAGTCAGGGAGAAGAGCTGGCTGAGATGGGAAGAATGAAAGAGGCGGGCATTGTGGCGGTTTCCGATGATGGCAGACCGGTGATGAATTCTCAAGTGATGAGGCTGGCTATGGAATATGCGCAGACTTTTGATCTGCCGGTCATCTCTCATGCCGAAGATGAAAATCTTTCCGCCGGAGGGATGGTACATGAAGGTTATTATTCAACTCTGACCGGATTGAAGGGCATACCCGGCAACGCTGAGACGATAATGGTGGCCAGGGATATTTGTCTGGCTGAACAAACTGGCTGTCCTCTTCATATAGCTCATGTCAGCACCGCCGATTCAGTGGATCTTATCTCCAGGGCTAAAAAGAGGGGAGTGAGGGTGACCTGCGAGGCGACGCCGCATCACTTCACTCTGGATCACTCACTTCTACCCTCTTATAATACCGATTTAAAGGTCAATCCCCCTCTGCGCTCAAAAGAGGATGTTGAAGCTATCAAACAGGGACTGGCCGATGGTATAATAGATGTAATTGCTTCAGATCATGCTCCTCATGCTTCCGAAGAGAAAGATGTGGAGTTCGACTATGCTCCTTTTGGCATCTCCGGAGCTGAAACGGCGCTCGGTCTTGTTTATACCGGGCTGATCGATAAAGGAGTTATAGATAGGGCGAAGGCTGTAAAATGCCTGAGTGAAAAGCCGGCTGAAATTTTGGGGGTTACAAAAGCGGAAATCAAAACGGGATCACCTGCTGATCTGACCCTGGTCGCAGAAGATAAAAGCTGGCAGGTTGATCCGAAAAACTTCTGTTCTAAGGGCCGAAACACTCCCTTTAAAGGAAGAGAACTTAAGGGTAAGCCGGTTCTGACTCTGGTCGAGGGAGAGATTGCCTGGGAGGAGGAAATTTAA
- a CDS encoding dihydroorotate dehydrogenase, with translation MTERSEKAVNLAVDLNGLLLKNPVTAASGTFGFGEEYSDFVDPDIPGAIFVKGVTPEPKAGNEPPRIAETPAGMLNSIGLQNPGVKSFIQDILPRIRNFDTRIIVNISGSRPKDYSFLAEKLSLKEVDALEVNISCPNVKKGGAAFGRDPEQAAHIVHLVREKTDKIIITKLSPETVDIAGVASAVESAGSDVISLINTLTGMKIDIDTGKPVLGNIKGGLSGPAIRPVAVRMVYEVAQEVEIPIIGLGGISSVRDVVEFLLAGARAVSVGTANFVNPRIIPEIIAGLEDYMLEHGIDDIEDLEGGVKG, from the coding sequence ATGACTGAGAGAAGCGAAAAAGCTGTAAATCTGGCGGTTGATTTAAACGGTCTATTGCTGAAAAATCCGGTGACTGCTGCCTCGGGAACCTTCGGATTTGGTGAGGAATATTCTGATTTTGTCGATCCCGATATACCCGGGGCGATTTTTGTGAAGGGCGTTACCCCTGAACCGAAAGCCGGCAATGAACCTCCCCGGATAGCTGAAACACCCGCCGGCATGCTCAATTCCATAGGCCTGCAAAACCCTGGCGTAAAAAGTTTTATCCAGGATATACTTCCCCGGATCCGTAATTTTGATACCAGAATAATAGTCAATATTTCCGGCAGCAGACCGAAAGATTATTCTTTCCTGGCTGAGAAACTTTCGCTCAAAGAAGTTGATGCTCTGGAGGTGAACATTTCCTGCCCCAATGTCAAAAAAGGTGGGGCTGCTTTCGGCAGGGATCCTGAACAGGCTGCTCATATTGTGCACCTGGTCAGAGAGAAGACCGATAAGATTATCATAACCAAGCTGTCGCCGGAAACTGTAGATATTGCCGGGGTGGCTTCAGCTGTAGAATCAGCAGGCAGTGATGTTATATCTCTGATCAATACGTTGACCGGTATGAAGATCGATATTGATACCGGCAAACCGGTGCTGGGGAACATAAAAGGGGGGCTTTCCGGACCCGCTATCCGACCTGTGGCTGTCAGGATGGTTTACGAGGTGGCTCAAGAAGTTGAGATACCTATTATCGGCCTGGGAGGGATCAGCTCTGTTCGAGATGTGGTGGAGTTCTTGCTGGCCGGAGCCCGGGCTGTCTCCGTAGGCACCGCCAATTTCGTCAATCCCCGGATTATACCTGAAATAATTGCAGGTCTGGAGGATTATATGCTGGAGCATGGTATTGATGATATAGAGGACCTGGAAGGAGGAGTTAAAGGATGA
- a CDS encoding class I SAM-dependent methyltransferase, whose protein sequence is MKHESMNEAKLREILLQEQQYEYLQLPERLARRLDLENKSDYKGVKARCSFIKSYFEDCDFRDIVNIGGNCGHFSLSLLDEDLAEEAKIYDIKEDMLAMGRKIAAAMELSERAEFEQKMIDLDKLDSLPDADVLICQNVIHHAGDYFDEELVKEMGWGAYIRKFLERLRPKYGAAVLAVGFKWNKPKYWDVEKSRRRAFFRGTLKRSGWNIVSDANVFNLMTYSSDPDYRDFTGDSDRPGEPDKSDLGYLWDLITFNAIKHASKFLGPKSEKVKTSIPQLSEVAREISKSYHIYLLE, encoded by the coding sequence ATGAAGCACGAAAGTATGAACGAGGCAAAATTGAGGGAAATTTTGCTGCAGGAGCAGCAGTATGAATATCTGCAGCTGCCGGAAAGGCTGGCCCGCAGACTGGATCTCGAGAATAAATCGGATTATAAAGGAGTTAAAGCCAGGTGCAGCTTTATAAAATCATATTTTGAAGACTGTGATTTCAGAGATATTGTAAATATAGGTGGGAATTGTGGGCATTTTTCCCTGTCGTTGCTCGATGAAGATCTGGCCGAAGAGGCAAAAATTTATGATATCAAGGAAGATATGCTGGCAATGGGTCGAAAAATTGCAGCCGCTATGGAACTTTCCGAGAGAGCTGAATTCGAGCAGAAGATGATTGATCTGGATAAATTGGACTCTCTGCCGGATGCCGATGTTCTTATCTGTCAGAACGTTATCCATCATGCGGGAGATTATTTCGATGAAGAGCTGGTAAAAGAGATGGGCTGGGGAGCATATATCAGAAAATTTCTCGAACGTCTGCGGCCCAAATATGGTGCGGCTGTGCTTGCCGTAGGTTTTAAATGGAATAAACCGAAATACTGGGATGTTGAAAAATCCAGACGTCGGGCATTCTTTAGAGGGACACTCAAAAGATCCGGCTGGAATATAGTCAGCGATGCCAACGTCTTTAATCTTATGACTTATAGTTCAGATCCCGATTACAGAGACTTTACTGGCGATAGCGACCGCCCCGGTGAACCGGATAAAAGTGATCTGGGTTATCTCTGGGATTTGATAACTTTTAATGCCATAAAACATGCCAGCAAATTTTTAGGACCAAAAAGTGAGAAGGTAAAAACCAGCATCCCGCAGCTCTCTGAGGTTGCCAGGGAGATATCTAAAAGTTATCATATTTATCTGCTGGAATAA
- the larC gene encoding nickel pincer cofactor biosynthesis protein LarC, with product MDAYFNCFSGISGNMVLGALLDLGLDRESWEQELDKLGISEEYLLEIEKVKRSGISAQYVRVDLLNTGCESSAGKQKKSEVRVRHLEDIEELINNSEFSSKIKEDIINIFSRLARAEGRVHDLPPDKVHFHEVGAVDAIVDIAGAVIGLDMLGIERIVASPLHTGTGFVDCAHGSLPVPAPATLELLKGVPVFSRGIDAEMVTPTGAAVITTLADRFDEMPELKVKSTGYGAGTKNLEIPNLLRVTTGDFVEESDYKDGPDKTQIQQVTRISTNIDDMNPEFYQHVMKTILSAGALDVYLIPVQMKKNRPGHILNVLCADEDVEKISKLILEETSSLGVRVESSIERRCLKREIIRVETKWGTVKLKIALDNGELLNVAPEYEDCRALAEKHGIPLKRIYRDALCQFDKEQS from the coding sequence TTGGATGCTTATTTTAACTGTTTTTCGGGGATAAGCGGCAATATGGTTCTGGGGGCTCTTCTTGACCTGGGACTTGATAGGGAGTCCTGGGAGCAGGAACTGGACAAACTGGGGATTTCTGAGGAGTATTTGCTGGAGATCGAAAAAGTTAAGCGCAGCGGTATCAGTGCACAATATGTTCGAGTCGATCTTTTGAATACAGGCTGTGAATCTTCTGCTGGCAAACAGAAAAAATCGGAAGTTAGAGTCCGACACCTGGAAGATATTGAGGAACTGATCAATAACAGCGAATTTTCGAGCAAAATTAAAGAGGACATAATTAATATTTTTAGCCGTCTGGCCAGAGCGGAAGGCAGGGTACATGATCTTCCGCCTGATAAGGTTCACTTCCATGAAGTCGGCGCTGTAGATGCTATAGTGGATATAGCAGGAGCGGTTATAGGTCTCGATATGCTGGGAATTGAAAGGATAGTGGCCTCTCCGCTGCACACCGGTACAGGATTTGTCGATTGTGCTCACGGCAGCCTGCCGGTGCCGGCGCCAGCTACACTCGAATTATTGAAGGGAGTGCCTGTATTTTCCCGTGGGATAGACGCTGAAATGGTGACACCGACCGGGGCGGCGGTGATTACCACACTTGCCGATAGATTTGATGAGATGCCTGAGCTAAAGGTTAAATCCACCGGTTATGGAGCCGGAACTAAAAATCTTGAAATACCAAATTTGTTGAGGGTGACCACAGGAGATTTTGTGGAAGAAAGCGATTATAAAGATGGCCCGGATAAAACTCAAATACAGCAGGTAACCAGGATTTCCACCAATATAGATGACATGAACCCTGAATTTTATCAGCATGTTATGAAAACCATCCTGTCTGCTGGTGCGCTCGATGTTTATCTTATTCCTGTGCAGATGAAAAAGAACAGACCCGGTCATATTTTAAATGTACTGTGTGCAGATGAAGATGTGGAAAAAATTTCTAAACTCATACTTGAAGAAACGAGTTCTCTGGGAGTGAGGGTGGAAAGTTCTATAGAAAGAAGATGCTTAAAAAGGGAGATAATTCGGGTGGAGACGAAATGGGGAACGGTGAAATTGAAAATAGCCCTTGATAATGGTGAATTATTGAATGTCGCCCCTGAGTACGAGGACTGCCGAGCTCTGGCCGAAAAACACGGGATACCTCTTAAAAGAATATACAGGGATGCCCTGTGTCAGTTTGATAAGGAGCAGTCTTGA
- a CDS encoding cold shock domain-containing protein — protein sequence MIYTGTVKWFDDKKGFGFIERESGDDVFVHFSEIEQDGYKSLEDGQDVEFEVVDGERGPRAENVVAV from the coding sequence ATGATTTACACAGGTACAGTTAAGTGGTTTGATGACAAAAAAGGTTTTGGCTTTATCGAAAGAGAATCTGGCGACGATGTTTTTGTTCACTTTTCCGAAATTGAGCAGGACGGTTACAAAAGTCTTGAAGACGGTCAGGATGTAGAGTTCGAAGTAGTTGACGGTGAACGCGGTCCCCGCGCAGAAAACGTGGTTGCTGTATAA
- a CDS encoding dihydroorotate dehydrogenase electron transfer subunit has product MKAVKSFVRILKNREVADKIFLLELEAPKIAARARPGQFVHLKVGSKRADRDPLLRRPFSFNRIDSEAGKISIKYRVVGRGTEALTDNEPGDILDVMGPLGERFDLSSAGESPLIIGGGMGIAPLGPAVIDLEKKSDLTVFFGAACASELMETSLLQKTGVNFQLATDDGSAGIRGVVTELLESRLKKEKKPYSSFDYVYGCGPEPMLKELQLLSKKYGFTGEISLESRMACGVGACLSCARKIKQPDAGGESSGSEEESGGGWSYKNVCQKGPVFSIGEVIFDD; this is encoded by the coding sequence ATGAAGGCGGTCAAAAGCTTTGTCCGGATACTTAAAAACAGAGAAGTGGCTGACAAAATATTTTTGCTGGAGCTGGAAGCCCCCAAAATTGCCGCCCGGGCCCGGCCGGGCCAGTTTGTTCATCTGAAGGTCGGGAGCAAAAGAGCAGACAGAGATCCTCTTCTGCGCCGTCCTTTCAGTTTCAATAGAATTGATTCTGAGGCCGGAAAGATCTCAATAAAGTACAGAGTAGTGGGCAGGGGAACTGAAGCGCTGACCGATAATGAACCGGGAGATATTCTGGATGTTATGGGGCCGCTGGGAGAGCGGTTTGATCTTTCATCTGCGGGCGAATCTCCTCTGATAATAGGCGGCGGCATGGGGATCGCTCCCCTGGGTCCAGCTGTCATTGATCTGGAGAAAAAAAGCGATCTCACGGTTTTTTTTGGTGCCGCCTGCGCATCAGAGCTTATGGAAACTTCTCTGCTGCAAAAGACGGGAGTAAATTTTCAGCTGGCTACAGATGATGGGAGCGCCGGCATCAGGGGTGTTGTTACCGAGCTGCTGGAAAGCCGGCTCAAAAAAGAAAAGAAACCTTACTCCTCTTTTGATTACGTTTACGGATGCGGACCTGAGCCCATGCTGAAAGAGCTGCAGCTTCTGAGCAAAAAATACGGTTTTACGGGGGAAATTTCTCTTGAGTCCAGAATGGCCTGTGGAGTTGGAGCCTGTCTCTCCTGCGCTCGAAAAATTAAGCAGCCCGATGCCGGCGGCGAAAGTTCTGGATCAGAGGAGGAGTCCGGGGGCGGCTGGAGTTATAAAAACGTTTGCCAAAAAGGGCCGGTCTTTTCGATAGGGGAGGTAATATTCGATGACTGA
- the pyrF gene encoding orotidine-5'-phosphate decarboxylase: MNFADRIIEEVLVKKSHVCVGLDPRWQRIPRSLRKNYGGSRPDTAEAARQVIEAFNEGLLEAVKDTAVAVKPQIAFYEIYGEKGIEAFWNTVKIAQNKGLLVIGDVKRNDIGSTAAAYSRAYLENSSPVRDNDRVLPDAITINPYFGSDGIEPFLQSCEKNDRGVFILVRTSNPSAAEVQDQKLVDGATVGEKIAGMVAEWGDSLKGENGYSPVGAVVGASCREEAAELRARMSSSYFLVPGYGAQGGGVEDVIPCFDYEGLGALVNSSRGIDYAYEKDEYSDDYRRAAKKAVQDMSEKINSALAEDPGLAWEEAE; encoded by the coding sequence ATGAACTTCGCCGATAGAATTATCGAGGAAGTGCTTGTTAAGAAAAGTCATGTCTGTGTGGGGCTTGATCCGCGCTGGCAGAGAATTCCTCGTTCCCTCAGGAAGAATTATGGCGGCAGCAGGCCTGACACGGCCGAAGCCGCCCGACAGGTCATAGAAGCTTTCAATGAGGGACTGCTGGAAGCGGTGAAAGATACGGCGGTGGCGGTCAAACCGCAGATAGCTTTTTATGAGATTTATGGCGAAAAAGGGATAGAAGCTTTCTGGAATACGGTTAAGATAGCCCAAAATAAAGGACTTCTGGTAATAGGTGATGTGAAGAGGAATGATATAGGGTCTACGGCTGCAGCTTACAGCCGGGCCTATCTCGAGAATTCATCGCCGGTACGAGATAATGATAGAGTGCTGCCGGATGCGATAACTATAAATCCCTATTTCGGCAGCGACGGAATAGAGCCATTTTTGCAGAGCTGCGAGAAAAATGATCGGGGAGTATTTATACTGGTCCGGACCTCCAATCCATCGGCGGCCGAAGTTCAGGATCAGAAGCTGGTCGACGGTGCAACAGTGGGGGAGAAAATAGCCGGCATGGTGGCAGAATGGGGAGATTCCCTCAAAGGCGAAAACGGCTACAGTCCGGTCGGAGCGGTGGTTGGAGCTTCCTGTCGGGAGGAAGCTGCAGAGCTAAGGGCCAGGATGAGTTCCAGCTATTTTTTGGTTCCCGGTTACGGAGCTCAGGGCGGGGGAGTCGAAGATGTTATACCCTGCTTTGATTATGAGGGGCTGGGAGCTTTAGTCAACTCCTCTCGGGGCATCGACTATGCCTATGAAAAAGATGAATACAGCGATGATTACCGGCGGGCAGCCAAAAAGGCAGTTCAGGATATGAGTGAGAAGATAAATTCAGCTCTGGCGGAAGATCCCGGTCTGGCCTGGGAGGAAGCAGAATGA
- the pyrE gene encoding orotate phosphoribosyltransferase, which produces MNKEEIKEIFREKGALQEGHFELSSGYHSDKYVQCAQVLQYPDSTQKLAQELVKSAAEFIDIEEIDVVVGPAVGGIILAYSVALEMGVRAVFSERKHDDMEFRRGQKPFSGEKALVVDDVMTTGGSLQELVDLVAVHGAETVGLAVLVDRSEEKELKLARDIPLASVFQLDLEVYSPKKCPMCSRNQPIDKPGSKTMK; this is translated from the coding sequence ATGAATAAAGAAGAAATAAAAGAGATTTTTCGGGAAAAGGGCGCTCTTCAGGAGGGGCATTTTGAGCTCAGCTCTGGTTATCACAGCGATAAATACGTTCAGTGCGCACAGGTTTTGCAGTATCCTGATAGCACTCAAAAACTGGCTCAGGAACTGGTTAAATCGGCTGCTGAATTTATAGATATCGAAGAGATAGATGTGGTGGTTGGTCCTGCGGTGGGAGGTATAATACTGGCTTATTCTGTAGCTTTAGAGATGGGCGTAAGAGCGGTATTTTCGGAAAGAAAACATGATGATATGGAATTTAGAAGAGGACAAAAGCCTTTTTCGGGCGAAAAAGCGCTGGTGGTGGATGATGTGATGACGACCGGCGGTTCTCTTCAGGAGCTAGTTGATCTGGTTGCTGTTCATGGGGCTGAAACGGTGGGTCTGGCTGTGCTGGTCGATCGCAGTGAAGAAAAAGAGCTAAAACTTGCCCGCGATATTCCTCTGGCTTCAGTTTTTCAGCTGGATCTTGAGGTTTACAGCCCTAAAAAATGCCCTATGTGCAGCAGAAATCAACCTATTGACAAGCCGGGCAGCAAAACGATGAAATGA
- the larB gene encoding nickel pincer cofactor biosynthesis protein LarB: MFNNYEKLKQIIESVEKGNISAEEAMENLKDPGYEDIGFAKIDHDRARRRGFPEVVLCEGKTPEQAAKIMGKMAEKSDNFLATRADPEVFEAVSQQVDDVIYNERGRVIIRENDPLPRRGEILLVSGGTADEPVVEEAAETAEIMGNAVEKLTDAGVAGVHRLLENAEKLYRARVIIVAAGMDGALPSVVAGLVDCPVVAVPTSAGYGTNLEGIAPLLTMLNSCASGIGVVNIDNGFGAAYLASSINKMESLQKYEKDEK, translated from the coding sequence ATGTTTAACAATTATGAAAAACTCAAGCAGATCATCGAAAGCGTTGAAAAAGGTAATATTTCTGCTGAAGAAGCCATGGAAAATCTCAAAGATCCCGGGTATGAGGATATAGGTTTTGCCAAAATTGATCATGATAGGGCCCGCCGCCGGGGGTTTCCGGAAGTAGTTCTCTGTGAAGGGAAAACGCCCGAACAGGCAGCCAAAATCATGGGAAAAATGGCTGAAAAAAGCGATAATTTTTTGGCCACCCGGGCTGACCCTGAAGTTTTTGAAGCGGTCAGTCAGCAGGTTGATGATGTCATTTACAATGAGAGAGGGCGGGTGATCATCAGAGAAAATGATCCCCTTCCCAGGCGGGGAGAGATACTGCTGGTGAGCGGGGGTACAGCCGACGAACCTGTCGTGGAAGAGGCAGCTGAAACAGCCGAAATAATGGGTAATGCTGTGGAAAAACTGACCGATGCCGGAGTGGCTGGAGTTCACCGCCTGCTCGAAAATGCTGAAAAGCTTTATCGCGCCCGGGTGATTATAGTGGCTGCCGGCATGGATGGAGCTCTGCCCAGCGTTGTGGCCGGATTGGTTGATTGTCCTGTGGTGGCAGTTCCCACCAGCGCCGGTTATGGAACCAATCTGGAAGGAATCGCACCACTTCTGACCATGCTCAACAGCTGTGCATCGGGCATCGGGGTTGTCAATATTGACAACGGATTTGGAGCTGCCTATCTGGCCAGCTCGATCAACAAAATGGAATCTCTACAGAAGTATGAAAAGGATGAGAAATAA
- a CDS encoding chloride channel protein, translated as MLKPGKDTRETFGSLIYIGRWTIIAIIVGLAVGLAAVVFTATLNWSIDMLAGIKETNFVFFMPVIGLFASGFLTGTFAPEAAGHGTDAIIKSYNDNWGRVNVIVVPIKLLASVFTIAFGGSAGREGPTVQMGGGIGYFIGDKLGVSLKDMRKIVVCGMGASFGAIFTAPLAGGVFGAEVLYMDDVEYNTLFISFVSSITAFYVYAVILGQTRLFTFPIPDGYAFIPERDILLFVGIGILVGLVSLIYVKTLYGYEELNEKYDLPQYVKTTIGGALTGLTAVFMTPLVLGTGISLVEKISVQHDISIFFLLALLFGKILATSFTIGSGGSGGVVAPSLTIGALTGGIVSGLVNYPFPLAIVTACAVGGLGSAAHIPVTTLIMAGEMFGVEMMKPAAIVTLTSAWVARSDTIYRESLVSRTELGKAAHSVKTGPE; from the coding sequence ATGTTAAAACCCGGAAAAGACACCAGAGAAACTTTTGGTTCTTTGATATATATCGGCAGATGGACAATTATAGCAATTATCGTAGGTCTCGCCGTGGGACTGGCGGCTGTGGTTTTCACCGCGACCTTAAACTGGAGCATTGATATGCTGGCCGGCATTAAAGAGACCAATTTTGTATTTTTTATGCCGGTGATCGGCCTTTTTGCCAGCGGTTTTCTTACAGGCACCTTTGCTCCTGAAGCTGCCGGTCACGGAACGGATGCTATCATCAAGTCGTATAACGATAACTGGGGCAGGGTCAATGTAATTGTAGTGCCCATCAAACTGCTTGCCAGTGTATTTACCATAGCTTTTGGCGGTTCGGCTGGAAGAGAGGGGCCGACCGTGCAGATGGGAGGCGGCATCGGTTATTTTATAGGAGATAAGCTGGGAGTTAGTCTTAAAGACATGAGAAAAATTGTAGTCTGCGGTATGGGGGCGTCTTTTGGAGCTATTTTCACCGCCCCTTTAGCCGGGGGAGTATTTGGAGCCGAAGTTCTCTATATGGATGATGTGGAGTATAACACACTTTTTATCAGCTTTGTCTCGAGCATAACCGCTTTTTATGTTTATGCTGTAATTTTAGGTCAGACGAGGCTTTTTACTTTTCCTATTCCCGATGGTTATGCTTTCATTCCGGAAAGAGATATACTCCTTTTTGTGGGAATAGGCATTCTGGTGGGATTGGTGAGTCTAATTTATGTTAAGACCCTTTATGGTTATGAGGAATTAAACGAAAAGTATGATCTTCCGCAGTATGTGAAGACGACCATCGGAGGTGCTCTGACGGGCCTGACAGCTGTATTTATGACTCCTCTGGTTCTGGGAACGGGTATTTCACTGGTGGAAAAGATATCGGTACAACATGATATTTCGATTTTTTTCCTGCTGGCGCTGCTGTTTGGTAAAATACTGGCTACAAGCTTTACCATAGGCAGCGGAGGCAGCGGAGGAGTTGTGGCCCCCAGTCTGACTATAGGAGCTTTGACCGGCGGAATTGTATCCGGTCTTGTTAATTATCCCTTTCCACTGGCTATAGTTACTGCCTGTGCTGTGGGAGGGCTGGGAAGTGCAGCTCATATACCTGTCACAACTTTGATTATGGCAGGCGAGATGTTTGGAGTGGAGATGATGAAGCCGGCGGCCATAGTTACTTTGACATCAGCCTGGGTCGCCAGAAGTGATACTATTTATAGAGAGTCTCTGGTGAGCAGGACTGAACTCGGAAAAGCTGCTCACAGTGTAAAAACAGGCCCTGAATAA
- a CDS encoding FmdB family zinc ribbon protein: protein MPSYNFVCKDCDEEFTIEASMEERDSMEINCPECGSENVKQTFGSIGLLSCSTSGAAGSPG, encoded by the coding sequence ATGCCTTCTTATAACTTTGTCTGTAAAGATTGCGATGAAGAATTTACAATTGAAGCAAGCATGGAAGAACGTGATAGTATGGAAATAAACTGTCCAGAATGCGGGAGCGAAAATGTTAAGCAGACCTTTGGTTCAATAGGTTTACTTTCCTGCAGCACTTCAGGTGCAGCTGGTTCACCTGGCTGA
- a CDS encoding potassium channel family protein has translation MKIVIAGGHKTGQKLMKFFQQNNEHEIVLIDEDAEVCERVSEKYSNVKIVWGDATYPSNLEEAGVADSDVFIAVTSSDHANLLAAKAAKKMGLNRVIAKVNNHDYQELAELMDFDYILQPSDALSAEIITRLQGIDFVKMVENMYNEIQFNVTEVEEGSELIGTACESFSEKYTHDSVCPVLIIRKGKYNMANEIESIKAGDEIIYLSREEKSKIKQKLIKF, from the coding sequence ATGAAGATAGTTATCGCCGGCGGTCATAAAACAGGGCAGAAGCTGATGAAGTTTTTTCAACAGAATAATGAACACGAGATTGTATTGATCGATGAGGATGCAGAGGTCTGTGAGAGGGTTTCTGAAAAATATTCAAACGTGAAGATTGTCTGGGGTGATGCTACCTATCCCAGCAACCTGGAGGAAGCAGGAGTGGCTGATTCGGATGTTTTTATAGCAGTGACCAGCAGTGACCATGCCAACCTTCTGGCTGCTAAAGCGGCCAAGAAAATGGGGTTGAATAGGGTTATTGCCAAGGTTAACAACCATGATTATCAGGAATTGGCTGAGCTGATGGATTTTGATTATATACTTCAGCCTTCCGATGCTCTTTCGGCCGAGATTATAACCAGACTGCAGGGTATTGATTTTGTTAAAATGGTAGAAAATATGTATAATGAAATTCAGTTTAATGTCACAGAAGTGGAAGAGGGATCCGAATTGATCGGCACTGCATGTGAAAGCTTCAGTGAAAAGTATACTCATGATAGTGTCTGTCCGGTATTGATTATTAGAAAGGGTAAATATAACATGGCCAACGAAATTGAGTCAATTAAAGCAGGAGACGAAATAATATATCTTTCTCGCGAGGAAAAATCAAAAATCAAGCAGAAACTCATCAAATTTTAA